Proteins encoded by one window of Clostridium bornimense:
- the thrB gene encoding homoserine kinase, whose product MIKITVPATSANLGPGFDCLGLALDLYNDFYIEEIEEGLVIEGCLEEFKNENNLFYVSFQKALSELNEEVKGIKIIFDSRIPLKGGLGSSATCIIGGILGAFAIKGIEIDNDKVLKIAKTIENHPDNIVPALLGGITVAVIENEKVYYEKFTTSESFQFIALSPDIELSTEEARSILPKNISLSDGVYNVSRAALLAMSLSKGNKENIRVACNDKFHQNYRGKLIPDFFDILDFAKENGAITSFLSGAGPTIMIINEKANNELEGKLKEYLNNCKRKWKISVLNLEVDGAKINNYK is encoded by the coding sequence ATGATAAAGATTACAGTACCAGCTACTAGTGCTAACTTGGGGCCAGGCTTTGATTGCTTGGGACTAGCTTTAGATTTGTACAATGATTTTTATATTGAGGAAATAGAAGAAGGCCTAGTTATTGAAGGTTGTTTAGAAGAGTTTAAAAATGAAAACAATTTGTTTTATGTTAGTTTTCAAAAAGCTTTAAGCGAATTAAATGAAGAGGTTAAGGGGATAAAAATTATTTTTGATTCAAGAATTCCTTTAAAAGGAGGACTTGGAAGTTCAGCTACTTGTATTATTGGGGGAATACTTGGAGCGTTCGCTATTAAAGGGATAGAAATAGATAACGATAAAGTGCTAAAGATAGCTAAAACTATAGAAAATCATCCAGATAATATTGTACCAGCTTTGCTAGGTGGAATAACTGTTGCAGTAATTGAAAATGAAAAGGTGTATTATGAAAAATTTACAACTAGTGAATCTTTTCAATTTATTGCGCTAAGTCCAGATATTGAATTATCAACAGAAGAAGCGAGAAGTATATTACCTAAGAATATATCTTTAAGTGATGGAGTTTACAATGTTAGTAGAGCAGCACTTTTAGCAATGTCTTTATCGAAGGGAAATAAGGAAAATATAAGAGTTGCTTGTAATGATAAGTTTCATCAAAATTATAGGGGAAAACTAATACCAGACTTCTTTGATATTTTAGACTTTGCAAAAGAAAATGGAGCAATTACATCGTTTTTAAGTGGAGCAGGCCCAACAATTATGATAATAAATGAAAAAGCTAATAATGAATTAGAGGGTAAATTAAAAGAGTATTTAAATAATTGCAAGAGAAAATGGAAGATATCTGTTCTAAATTTAGAAGTAGATGGGGCAAAAATTAATAATTATAAATAA
- the thrC gene encoding threonine synthase: MLYKSTRGNTEVVNSQQAVVKGLCDDGGLFVPVDFPNVKLDLDEMSKYSYKEVACKILEIFFGDFSKEEIKNIVDNSYDGKFSCEELVDVVKGGDGFFIELYHGPTSAFKDMALSVLPHLMIESSKKISGDKEIVILTATSGDTGKAALEGFSNVDGIKIVVYYPSEGVSQTQRLQMVSQEGNNVKVYGINGNFDDAQRAVKEIFVNKELREEMAQNNKAFSSANSINIGRLVPQIVYYIYSYLQLVNRKEISLGDKVNVVVPCGNFGNILAAYYGEKLGLPVNKFICASNTNKVLTDFFNTGVYDRNRDMDITISPSMDILVSSNLERYLYEISDNDENFVKSAMESLQKDGRYEVRPEHMEKMKKFYGGFCNDEDTLTAIKEMYNNNKYLMDTHTAVAYKVYEDYVKETGDKTKTLIASTASPYKFSEAVCKGLGIYEDGLTDDEMMDKLHEYTSVSIPKNLFELRNKKAIHNDVIDKSTIIENLKKYLELGE; this comes from the coding sequence ATGTTATATAAAAGTACTAGAGGAAATACAGAGGTAGTTAATTCACAACAAGCTGTTGTAAAAGGACTTTGTGATGATGGGGGCTTATTCGTACCAGTTGATTTCCCAAATGTAAAATTAGATTTAGATGAGATGAGTAAGTATTCTTACAAAGAAGTAGCTTGTAAGATACTTGAAATATTTTTTGGAGATTTCTCTAAAGAAGAGATAAAAAATATTGTTGATAATAGTTATGATGGTAAATTTTCTTGTGAAGAATTAGTAGATGTAGTTAAGGGTGGAGATGGATTTTTTATAGAATTATATCATGGTCCAACTAGTGCATTTAAGGATATGGCATTATCAGTTTTGCCACATTTAATGATTGAAAGTTCAAAGAAAATTTCTGGAGATAAAGAAATTGTTATATTAACTGCTACTTCAGGGGATACAGGAAAAGCGGCATTAGAAGGATTCAGCAATGTAGATGGAATAAAAATTGTTGTATATTATCCAAGTGAGGGTGTATCACAAACTCAAAGACTTCAAATGGTATCTCAAGAAGGAAACAATGTTAAGGTATATGGGATAAATGGAAATTTCGATGATGCTCAAAGGGCTGTTAAAGAAATTTTCGTAAATAAAGAATTAAGAGAAGAAATGGCCCAAAACAATAAAGCGTTTTCTTCAGCAAATTCTATAAATATTGGTAGATTAGTGCCACAGATTGTTTATTATATATATAGCTATTTACAATTAGTAAATAGAAAAGAAATATCTTTAGGAGATAAGGTAAATGTAGTTGTTCCATGTGGAAATTTTGGTAATATATTAGCAGCATATTATGGAGAAAAATTAGGATTACCTGTTAATAAGTTTATTTGTGCATCAAATACAAACAAAGTTCTAACTGATTTCTTTAATACTGGAGTATATGATAGAAATAGAGATATGGATATAACAATATCTCCATCAATGGACATATTAGTTTCATCAAATTTAGAAAGATATTTATATGAAATAAGTGATAATGATGAAAATTTTGTTAAATCAGCTATGGAATCTTTACAAAAAGATGGACGTTATGAAGTAAGACCAGAACATATGGAAAAGATGAAGAAATTTTATGGTGGTTTCTGTAATGATGAAGATACTTTAACTGCAATTAAAGAAATGTATAATAATAATAAATACTTAATGGATACACATACAGCAGTAGCTTATAAGGTTTATGAAGATTATGTAAAAGAAACAGGGGATAAAACAAAAACACTAATCGCTTCTACAGCAAGTCCTTACAAATTTTCAGAAGCTGTTTGTAAAGGACTAGGAATATATGAAGATGGGCTTACTGATGATGAGATGATGGATAAACTTCATGAGTATACATCAGTATCTATTCCTAAAAACTTGTTTGAGTTAAGAAATAAAAAAGCTATTCATAATGACGTTATAGATAAGAGCACAATAATAGAAAATCTAAAAAAATATTTAGAATTAGGTGAGTAA
- a CDS encoding HNH endonuclease, whose product MSKCEICGANADKHHIIFRSEGGLNFPLNFKFLCDKHHRGKYGPHNDKLTDMKYKLELQDTLYLLLNKQYYTIAEISELLDINCRQLKKSLAPYKKYKEGYKKEDIILTLMGGVIYTEYDLDYLFQRSLGL is encoded by the coding sequence TTGAGTAAATGTGAAATTTGCGGCGCTAATGCGGATAAACATCATATTATATTTAGAAGTGAAGGTGGACTGAATTTTCCATTAAACTTTAAATTTCTTTGTGATAAACATCATCGTGGAAAATATGGTCCTCATAATGATAAACTTACAGACATGAAATACAAACTTGAATTACAGGACACTCTGTATTTATTACTAAATAAACAGTATTATACAATTGCTGAAATATCAGAACTTTTAGATATAAATTGTAGACAATTAAAAAAATCACTTGCACCATATAAAAAGTATAAAGAAGGTTATAAAAAGGAAGATATTATACTTACTCTTATGGGTGGAGTCATATATACAGAATATGATTTAGATTACTTATTTCAACGCTCTTTAGGATTATAA
- the greA gene encoding transcription elongation factor GreA — MNNEVILTEAGKQKLEDELNFLKNTKRAEIKEALKAARAQGDLSENADYSAAKDDQSITETRIQELESILKRARVIEGSEDENIFDVNKTAKVKFYDLDEVEEVTLVSSVEADTMNMKISIDSPLGKALFKLPIGKKITVASPDGDYDVEVLEILK, encoded by the coding sequence ATGAATAACGAAGTTATATTAACTGAAGCTGGAAAGCAAAAATTAGAAGACGAATTAAATTTCCTTAAAAACACTAAAAGAGCAGAAATTAAAGAAGCTTTAAAAGCTGCTAGAGCTCAAGGAGATCTTAGTGAAAATGCAGATTACTCTGCCGCTAAAGATGATCAATCTATAACTGAAACTAGAATTCAAGAACTTGAAAGCATTTTAAAACGTGCTAGAGTTATAGAAGGTAGTGAAGATGAAAATATCTTTGATGTTAACAAAACAGCTAAAGTTAAGTTTTATGATTTAGATGAGGTTGAAGAAGTTACTTTAGTATCTTCTGTAGAAGCTGATACTATGAATATGAAAATTTCTATCGATTCTCCATTAGGTAAAGCACTATTCAAATTGCCAATCGGTAAAAAAATTACCGTTGCATCTCCAGATGGTGATTATGACGTTGAAGTTTTAGAAATTTTAAAATAA
- a CDS encoding replication-associated recombination protein A, which translates to MEPLASKLRPKTLEDVLGQKHLFGENGSLSSAINKGFIQNMIFYGPCGCGKTTVANIISEMTNKTLYKVNGATDTLKDVKEAINARSTLMGARGILLYIDEIHLFNKRAQQSLLEVLESGDVTLIASTTENPYFSIFKALLSRCVIFQFKPLEFDDIKKGLQRGIDYLEKDLNREIITSDEVLKDISYRCNGDMRNALNTLEFLVYSLNNGEKIEISKEVVEKITGKKIISFDRDGDNHYDLLSAFQKSIRGSDENAAILYLAMLLKGGDLQSICRRLLVIASEDIGLAYPAAISIVKACVDSALMIGMPEAKIPLAEATLLLATAPKSNSSCVAIDKAMSLLEKKDLGEIPSYLKDGHYSGAGKLGNGIGYKYPHNYKNNYVKQQYMPSNYINEEFYVAGDNKFENSIKNYLSKIK; encoded by the coding sequence ATGGAGCCTTTGGCTAGTAAACTTAGGCCTAAGACATTAGAGGATGTTTTAGGACAAAAACATTTATTTGGTGAAAATGGATCGTTAAGTAGCGCTATAAATAAAGGATTTATTCAAAATATGATATTTTATGGTCCTTGTGGTTGTGGTAAGACAACAGTGGCAAATATAATATCTGAAATGACTAATAAGACTTTATATAAAGTGAATGGTGCTACAGATACGTTGAAGGATGTAAAGGAAGCTATAAATGCTAGAAGTACTCTTATGGGAGCTAGGGGGATTTTATTATATATTGATGAGATACATTTATTTAATAAGAGAGCACAGCAAAGTCTTTTAGAGGTGTTGGAAAGTGGGGATGTAACATTAATTGCTTCAACAACAGAAAATCCGTATTTCTCTATATTCAAGGCATTACTATCAAGATGTGTTATATTTCAATTTAAGCCACTGGAATTTGATGACATAAAGAAAGGGTTACAAAGAGGTATAGATTATCTAGAAAAAGATTTGAATAGAGAAATAATTACATCAGATGAGGTTTTGAAAGATATATCTTATAGATGTAATGGAGATATGAGAAATGCATTAAATACCCTTGAATTTTTAGTATATTCTTTGAATAATGGAGAAAAAATAGAAATAAGTAAAGAAGTTGTTGAGAAAATCACGGGGAAAAAGATAATTTCTTTTGATAGAGATGGAGATAACCATTATGATTTACTGAGTGCATTTCAGAAGTCTATAAGAGGAAGTGATGAGAATGCAGCGATATTATATTTAGCAATGTTGTTAAAGGGTGGAGATTTACAATCTATATGTAGAAGATTATTAGTTATTGCTAGCGAAGATATTGGATTAGCATATCCTGCTGCAATTTCTATAGTAAAGGCTTGTGTTGATTCAGCTTTAATGATAGGAATGCCTGAAGCAAAGATACCATTAGCTGAAGCGACTCTTTTATTGGCAACAGCTCCAAAATCTAATTCTTCATGTGTCGCTATTGATAAAGCTATGAGCCTATTGGAAAAGAAGGATCTAGGTGAGATACCTAGTTATCTAAAAGATGGGCATTATTCAGGAGCTGGAAAACTTGGAAATGGTATAGGATATAAATATCCTCATAATTATAAAAATAATTATGTTAAACAGCAATATATGCCTTCAAATTATATAAATGAAGAATTTTATGTAGCAGGCGATAACAAATTTGAAAATAGTATTAAGAATTACTTATCAAAAATAAAATAA
- a CDS encoding Bax inhibitor-1/YccA family protein, with translation MNGNVAYDSVREQNKYIAKVFSWMGIALLISAISALYVGTNPTIFYRVNPFVILILEIGLVMILVGMLNKISPVTATALFIVYSAINGISLSGIFMMYSQGTITSAFITAAVMFGVFAVVGYTTRVDLSKYSSILFMALIGLMIAGLINIFIGSSFLSLGVSAVGVVVFAGLTAYDIQTLKEHQRVFGQNHNMAIYGALQLYLDFINIFLYLLRIFGFMNSDD, from the coding sequence ATGAATGGTAATGTTGCTTACGATTCTGTAAGAGAACAGAATAAATACATAGCCAAGGTTTTTTCATGGATGGGAATAGCACTTTTAATATCAGCTATAAGTGCTCTTTATGTAGGTACCAATCCAACAATTTTTTATAGAGTTAATCCATTTGTAATATTAATTCTTGAAATAGGATTAGTTATGATATTAGTTGGTATGCTAAATAAAATATCACCAGTAACTGCTACAGCCTTATTTATAGTTTATTCTGCTATTAATGGAATATCGTTATCAGGTATATTTATGATGTATTCACAAGGAACAATAACTTCTGCATTTATAACAGCAGCTGTTATGTTTGGCGTTTTTGCAGTAGTAGGTTATACAACAAGAGTAGATTTATCTAAATACTCAAGTATACTTTTTATGGCATTAATAGGATTGATGATAGCAGGGTTAATAAATATATTTATAGGAAGTTCATTTTTATCTCTAGGTGTTTCAGCTGTAGGAGTTGTTGTTTTTGCAGGACTTACAGCATATGATATACAAACACTTAAAGAACATCAAAGAGTATTTGGGCAAAACCATAACATGGCTATATACGGTGCCCTTCAACTTTACTTAGACTTCATAAACATATTCTTATATTTACTTAGAATATTTGGATTTATGAATAGTGATGATTAA
- the pflA gene encoding pyruvate formate-lyase-activating protein, which yields MKGRIHSFESMGLVDGPGIRSVVFFQGCNLRCKFCHNPDTWTCDGGTETDSSELVAKISRFKTYYDKSGGGVTCSGGEPLLQPSFLIELFKGCKEIGINTCLDTSGVGVGNYEEILKYTDLVLLDIKHYEKDGYKEITRRDLDEFNNFLEALNKTDVKVWIRQVIVPGFNDSEEYMKGLANYVKNNVKNFVKLEVLPYHVLGVSKYEGLNIPYPLEGVEPMNKEDGKIFSDFFYKYY from the coding sequence ATGAAGGGTAGAATACATTCTTTTGAATCTATGGGCCTTGTTGATGGCCCAGGTATCAGATCAGTGGTTTTCTTCCAAGGTTGTAACCTTAGATGTAAGTTTTGCCACAATCCAGATACATGGACCTGCGATGGAGGAACAGAAACAGATTCTTCAGAACTTGTTGCAAAGATAAGTAGGTTTAAAACCTATTATGATAAAAGTGGAGGGGGCGTCACCTGTTCAGGGGGTGAGCCCCTTCTTCAACCTTCGTTTTTAATTGAATTGTTTAAAGGTTGTAAGGAAATTGGAATTAATACATGTTTAGATACTTCCGGTGTTGGCGTTGGAAATTACGAAGAAATTTTGAAATATACAGATTTAGTTTTACTAGATATTAAGCATTATGAAAAAGATGGATATAAAGAAATAACTAGAAGAGATTTAGACGAATTTAATAATTTTTTAGAAGCTTTAAATAAAACTGATGTTAAGGTATGGATAAGGCAAGTAATTGTTCCAGGCTTTAATGATAGTGAAGAGTATATGAAGGGATTAGCGAACTATGTTAAGAACAACGTGAAAAATTTTGTTAAGTTAGAAGTGCTTCCTTATCATGTATTAGGAGTTTCTAAATATGAAGGATTAAATATTCCATACCCACTAGAAGGTGTTGAACCTATGAATAAAGAAGATGGAAAGATTTTCAGTGATTTCTTTTATAAATATTATTAG
- the pflB gene encoding formate C-acetyltransferase — MFSQWDGFKMGHWCEDIDVRDFIVKNYTQYNGDESFLAPISEKTSKVWEKAEALIIEEIKKGIIDVETDRVSGINNFEPGYIDKENEVIVGLQTDAPLKRIINPYGGVRMVEQELQEYGYTWNPEVQKYFKAFRKSHNEGVFDAYTSDIRAARSAGLLTGLPDAYGRGRIIGDYRRIPLYGIDYLIEMKKADFAEKESLDASEDVIQLREQIRMQIKALNEIKAMGLSYGVDMSKPASNAQEAAQFLYLGYLAGIKENNGAATSIGRNTTFLDIFIERDMAKGILTEEQAQEIIDQLVIKLRLVRHLRTPEYNELFSGDPAWVTESIGGTTISGQSLVSKTSYRFLHTLTNLNPAPEPNMTILWSENLPENFKKYCAKMSIETDAIQYENDDIMRPIYGDDYAIACCVSAMEVGKRMQFFGARANVAKTLLYAINGGVDEKKKTQVLKGLEPITGDVLDFEEVLPKYKKALSKVANLYVNTMNTIHYMHDKYAYEAGQMALHDTDVKHFMAFGIAGLSVAADSLSAIKYAKVTPIRDENGLAVDFKIEGDFPKYGNDDDRVDDLAVELVKYFSDELKKTPTYKNAEHTLSALTITSNIIYGKKTGNTPDGRKAGEPLAPGANPMHGRDVNGALASLNSVAKIPYRTYCQDGVSNTFSIVPTALGADKETQINNLVNMLDGYFAQAAFHLNVNVLNRDTLLDAMENPEKYPTLTIRVSGYAVNFTRLTREQQLEIVKRTFHEKM, encoded by the coding sequence ATGTTTAGTCAATGGGATGGATTTAAAATGGGACATTGGTGCGAAGATATCGATGTTAGAGATTTTATAGTTAAAAACTATACTCAATATAACGGAGATGAATCTTTCTTAGCACCTATTTCTGAAAAGACTTCTAAGGTTTGGGAAAAAGCAGAAGCTTTAATAATCGAGGAAATCAAGAAGGGTATCATCGATGTAGAGACAGACAGGGTTTCAGGAATCAATAATTTCGAACCTGGTTATATAGATAAAGAAAATGAAGTAATTGTTGGATTACAAACAGATGCTCCATTAAAGAGAATTATAAATCCATATGGTGGAGTAAGAATGGTAGAACAAGAATTACAAGAATATGGATATACTTGGAATCCAGAAGTACAAAAATATTTTAAAGCATTCAGAAAGAGCCATAATGAAGGCGTATTCGATGCTTATACTTCTGATATAAGAGCTGCTAGAAGTGCAGGTTTATTAACTGGTCTTCCAGATGCATATGGAAGAGGAAGAATCATAGGTGACTACAGAAGAATACCTCTATATGGAATAGATTACTTAATTGAAATGAAGAAAGCAGATTTTGCTGAAAAAGAATCTTTAGATGCTTCAGAAGATGTAATTCAATTAAGAGAACAAATTAGAATGCAAATTAAAGCATTAAATGAAATTAAGGCAATGGGATTAAGCTATGGTGTAGACATGTCTAAGCCAGCATCTAATGCTCAAGAAGCAGCACAATTCTTATACTTAGGATATTTAGCTGGTATTAAAGAAAATAATGGTGCAGCTACTTCAATAGGAAGAAATACTACATTCCTTGATATATTCATAGAAAGAGATATGGCTAAAGGAATATTAACAGAAGAACAAGCTCAAGAAATAATTGACCAATTAGTTATTAAATTAAGACTTGTTAGACATTTAAGAACTCCAGAATATAATGAATTATTCTCAGGTGATCCTGCTTGGGTTACAGAATCAATCGGAGGTACTACTATTAGTGGTCAATCATTAGTAAGTAAGACTTCATACAGATTCTTACACACATTAACTAACTTAAATCCAGCACCAGAACCAAACATGACAATTTTATGGAGTGAAAATCTTCCAGAAAACTTTAAGAAATACTGTGCTAAGATGTCTATAGAAACAGATGCAATTCAATATGAAAATGATGATATTATGAGACCAATTTATGGTGATGACTATGCAATTGCTTGTTGCGTATCTGCTATGGAAGTTGGTAAGAGAATGCAATTCTTTGGAGCAAGAGCTAACGTTGCTAAGACATTATTATACGCTATCAATGGTGGTGTAGATGAAAAGAAGAAGACTCAAGTTCTTAAAGGATTAGAACCAATAACTGGTGATGTATTAGACTTCGAAGAAGTTTTACCAAAATATAAGAAAGCATTATCTAAAGTTGCTAATCTTTATGTTAATACAATGAATACAATCCACTACATGCATGATAAATATGCTTATGAAGCAGGACAAATGGCTCTTCATGATACAGATGTTAAACACTTCATGGCATTTGGTATCGCAGGATTATCAGTTGCAGCTGACTCTTTAAGTGCTATTAAGTATGCTAAAGTTACTCCAATCAGAGATGAAAATGGATTAGCTGTAGACTTTAAGATAGAAGGAGATTTCCCTAAATACGGAAATGATGATGATAGAGTTGATGATTTAGCTGTAGAATTAGTTAAATACTTCTCAGATGAATTAAAGAAGACTCCAACTTATAAGAATGCAGAACATACATTATCAGCATTAACTATAACTTCTAACATTATCTATGGTAAGAAGACTGGTAATACTCCAGACGGAAGAAAAGCAGGAGAACCTCTTGCACCAGGAGCTAACCCAATGCATGGTAGAGATGTGAACGGAGCTTTAGCATCACTTAACTCAGTTGCTAAGATTCCATATAGAACTTATTGTCAAGATGGTGTTTCTAACACATTCTCAATCGTTCCAACTGCATTAGGAGCTGATAAAGAAACTCAAATTAATAACTTAGTTAATATGTTAGATGGATATTTTGCACAAGCTGCATTCCATTTAAATGTAAATGTATTAAACAGAGATACATTATTAGATGCTATGGAAAATCCAGAAAAATACCCAACACTTACAATCAGAGTATCAGGATATGCTGTTAACTTCACAAGACTTACAAGAGAACAACAATTAGAAATAGTAAAGAGAACATTCCACGAAAAGATGTAA
- a CDS encoding 3'-5' exoribonuclease YhaM family protein produces MGISQLKTGDKVDDYFLIKICNVKVSTTNNNKYLDIVVMDESGEIDGKFWRYKDGDEEKFKSGTLVKIKGAIVSWMNSNQLRIDKLSEVTKEDNISIEKFIPSAPFKGEDMLKELKEYIEKIKNEDIATIVELIVEKKEEKLLIAPAAMKNHHSIRCGLLYHTVTMLKAGDALSKIYTYINTDLLFAGIILHDICKIDEMHNNEVGLVDEYTVEGQLLGHIIQGIKEIEVIGDKVGADKEVMMMLEHMILSHHYNPEYGSPKKPMFPEAQMLHILDLLDASLFDMKKAIDGIEVGTISEGIWSLDKRRVYKSKINN; encoded by the coding sequence ATGGGCATTAGTCAATTAAAAACTGGTGATAAGGTAGATGATTATTTTTTAATAAAGATTTGTAATGTTAAGGTTTCTACAACAAATAATAATAAGTATTTAGATATAGTAGTAATGGATGAAAGTGGAGAAATTGACGGTAAGTTTTGGAGATACAAAGATGGTGATGAAGAAAAATTTAAATCTGGAACTTTAGTTAAAATTAAAGGAGCTATTGTAAGTTGGATGAATTCTAATCAACTTAGAATTGACAAACTTTCTGAAGTAACAAAAGAAGATAATATATCTATAGAAAAATTTATTCCTTCAGCGCCATTTAAAGGTGAAGATATGCTAAAGGAATTAAAAGAATATATAGAGAAAATTAAAAATGAAGATATAGCAACTATTGTTGAATTAATAGTAGAAAAGAAAGAGGAAAAACTACTTATAGCACCAGCGGCTATGAAAAATCATCATTCTATAAGATGCGGATTATTGTATCATACAGTAACAATGCTGAAAGCAGGAGATGCATTAAGTAAAATTTATACTTACATTAACACTGACTTATTATTTGCAGGAATAATTCTACATGATATCTGTAAAATTGATGAGATGCATAATAATGAAGTGGGATTAGTAGATGAATATACAGTAGAAGGTCAACTTCTTGGACACATAATTCAAGGAATTAAAGAAATAGAAGTTATAGGTGATAAAGTTGGAGCTGATAAAGAAGTGATGATGATGTTAGAGCATATGATTTTATCTCATCACTACAATCCTGAATACGGTAGCCCTAAGAAACCAATGTTTCCAGAAGCTCAAATGCTTCATATTTTAGATTTATTAGATGCATCATTGTTTGATATGAAAAAAGCTATAGATGGTATTGAGGTAGGAACAATTTCAGAAGGAATATGGTCTCTTGATAAGAGAAGAGTTTATAAAAGCAAGATCAACAATTAA